Proteins encoded by one window of Lutibacter sp. A64:
- the trxA gene encoding thioredoxin, with protein sequence MKKSFNEIVNQEVPVLVDFYADWCGPCKSMAPVLKQLKSELKDTVKIIKINVDTNQSLAAKYQVQGVPTFMVFKNGKQTWRQSGMQSITQLKQVLSV encoded by the coding sequence ATGAAAAAGTCTTTTAACGAAATAGTCAATCAAGAAGTACCCGTATTAGTAGATTTTTATGCAGATTGGTGTGGCCCTTGTAAATCAATGGCTCCAGTTTTAAAACAGTTGAAAAGCGAATTAAAAGATACTGTAAAAATTATAAAAATAAACGTAGATACAAATCAGTCGTTGGCTGCAAAATACCAGGTTCAAGGTGTTCCTACATTTATGGTTTTTAAAAATGGAAAACAAACTTGGCGACAATCAGGAATGCAATCTATTACACAGTTAAAACAAGTATTGAGCGTATAA
- a CDS encoding thiamine phosphate synthase has product MIIPKLHYISQGNSHKEHLENIQKACSSGSELVQLQLNTTSEKKYLKLAEEAREITAHFQTRLIIEKHYKIAKTIKADGVHLTKTASCPSIVRDYLYTWQMIGGTANTLQDCEILISKDVDYISLGPFKTSETKDNPYKALGLNGYSLIIGALKTETPIIGFGGITIPALNDILKTGISGIAVSEEITNDFNSISKFHQLLNASSTQEQRYTF; this is encoded by the coding sequence ATGATTATACCTAAATTACATTATATATCACAAGGAAACTCTCATAAAGAGCATCTAGAAAATATTCAAAAAGCGTGTTCATCTGGTTCAGAATTAGTGCAATTACAGCTAAATACTACTTCAGAGAAAAAATATTTAAAACTTGCTGAAGAAGCTAGAGAAATTACCGCTCATTTTCAAACTAGATTAATTATAGAGAAACATTATAAAATAGCGAAAACCATTAAAGCTGATGGCGTGCATTTAACAAAAACAGCTAGCTGTCCTTCTATTGTTCGAGATTATTTATACACTTGGCAAATGATTGGTGGAACTGCAAATACGCTACAAGATTGTGAAATTTTAATAAGCAAAGATGTAGATTATATTAGCTTAGGCCCTTTTAAAACTTCGGAAACCAAAGACAATCCATACAAAGCTTTAGGTTTAAACGGGTATTCTTTAATTATTGGAGCCTTAAAAACGGAAACACCAATTATTGGTTTTGGAGGAATAACCATTCCTGCGCTTAATGATATATTAAAAACAGGTATTTCTGGAATTGCAGTTTCCGAAGAAATTACCAATGACTTTAACAGTATCAGTAAATTTCATCAATTATTAAACGCGTCTTCAACACAAGAACAACGTTATACTTTTTAA
- a CDS encoding amino acid permease: MRKIQKFGTFAGVFTPSILTILGVIMYMRLGWVVGNAGLIGTIIIIIIAHIISVTTGLSISSVATDKKIGAGGVYYVLSRSMGIPIGGSIGIALYVGTALSIALYLIGFAESFNGYFGFGMAINDFRITGTIALVSITILALISTSIALKSQYIILTAIAISIISIVFGTRDFVPETVNLLATKDSVPMEIVFAVFFPAVTGFTAGIAMSGDLKDPKRSIPKGTLWAIGVGLLVYILLAIFISISVDSETLRTDYNILMKMSLFAPAVVAGIWGATLSSALGGILGGPRILQAMSIDKVTPTLFSKGKGQNNEPVYALIMVFIIAEAGILIGELDVIARVVSMFYLTAYGFINIAFFLENWANPDFQPTFKIKRWIGLLGFFACFAVMFKLDMLAMIAALTIVGSLYLWLQRKEVKIQSNDVWRSVWENVVNKGLKKINANPEENASWNPNIILFSGRSEHQKYLLELSKTVSGRTGIVTNFKLILDKENKKPLKKTEQIVTDEIFSELGIFARQMKVDNIYTGIKNIATTFGFSGVEPNTIMMGWPKGLEGSKEYAEMTEELLYLDYNLLYLDFDKKAKFGNYKTVDLWWRETDSKNAEMMLNIARFIIASPQWQNTKMRVLFVNNNNIDTKIIYDKIDNLVKDLRVKIEIVIINNAIQQLAFYEIIKQNSNTTDLTLIGIPNYKIELQAEFIVKTNYLFEAIGSTLLVKAANNFNILDLDFTKNK; the protein is encoded by the coding sequence ATGAGAAAAATTCAAAAGTTTGGAACATTTGCCGGTGTTTTTACACCTTCAATACTAACTATTTTAGGAGTAATTATGTATATGCGTTTAGGCTGGGTTGTTGGAAATGCTGGTTTAATTGGTACCATTATAATTATTATTATAGCACATATTATTTCTGTTACTACTGGATTAAGTATTTCGTCTGTTGCAACCGATAAAAAAATAGGTGCCGGTGGTGTTTATTATGTGCTTTCACGTAGTATGGGAATTCCCATAGGTGGCTCTATTGGGATTGCGCTTTATGTAGGAACAGCGCTTTCTATAGCTTTGTATTTAATTGGTTTTGCAGAAAGTTTTAATGGTTATTTTGGCTTTGGTATGGCTATCAACGATTTTAGAATAACAGGAACTATAGCATTGGTTTCCATTACCATTTTAGCATTAATTAGTACCTCTATAGCTTTAAAATCTCAATATATTATTTTAACCGCAATTGCAATTTCTATTATTTCAATTGTATTTGGTACCCGAGATTTTGTTCCAGAAACTGTTAATTTACTTGCTACTAAAGATTCTGTACCAATGGAAATTGTTTTTGCTGTATTTTTCCCTGCAGTTACCGGATTTACTGCAGGTATTGCTATGAGTGGCGATTTAAAAGATCCTAAAAGATCTATTCCCAAAGGAACTTTATGGGCAATTGGTGTTGGACTATTGGTATATATTTTATTGGCAATTTTTATTTCAATAAGTGTAGATTCTGAGACTTTAAGAACAGATTATAATATCTTAATGAAGATGTCCTTATTTGCTCCAGCGGTAGTTGCAGGTATTTGGGGCGCAACTTTATCTTCGGCTTTGGGTGGTATTTTAGGCGGACCTAGAATTTTACAAGCAATGTCTATAGACAAAGTAACTCCAACGCTATTTTCTAAGGGAAAAGGTCAAAATAATGAGCCTGTTTATGCACTTATTATGGTGTTTATAATTGCTGAAGCTGGTATTTTAATTGGTGAATTAGACGTTATTGCCCGCGTTGTTTCAATGTTTTATCTTACTGCTTATGGTTTTATTAATATTGCCTTCTTTTTAGAAAATTGGGCAAATCCAGATTTTCAACCAACTTTTAAAATTAAACGTTGGATTGGTTTACTTGGTTTTTTTGCTTGTTTTGCTGTAATGTTTAAATTAGATATGTTGGCAATGATTGCCGCATTAACCATTGTTGGTAGTTTGTATTTATGGCTACAACGCAAGGAAGTAAAAATTCAATCAAACGATGTTTGGCGCAGTGTATGGGAAAATGTTGTTAATAAAGGATTGAAAAAAATAAATGCCAATCCAGAAGAAAACGCTAGTTGGAATCCTAATATAATTCTATTTAGTGGCCGTAGTGAACATCAAAAATATTTATTAGAATTAAGCAAAACAGTTTCTGGTAGAACAGGTATTGTAACCAATTTTAAACTTATACTTGATAAAGAAAATAAAAAACCACTTAAAAAAACAGAACAAATTGTTACAGATGAAATTTTCTCAGAATTAGGAATTTTTGCCAGGCAAATGAAGGTAGATAATATTTATACAGGAATTAAAAATATTGCTACAACATTTGGGTTTTCTGGTGTTGAACCTAATACAATTATGATGGGTTGGCCTAAAGGTTTAGAAGGTTCTAAAGAATATGCCGAAATGACCGAAGAACTCCTCTATTTAGATTATAATTTATTGTATTTAGATTTTGATAAAAAAGCAAAATTTGGAAATTACAAAACCGTAGATTTATGGTGGCGAGAAACCGATAGTAAAAATGCAGAAATGATGCTTAATATTGCTCGTTTTATTATTGCTTCACCACAATGGCAAAATACTAAAATGAGAGTGCTATTTGTTAATAATAACAATATAGACACTAAAATTATATACGATAAAATTGATAATCTTGTAAAAGATTTACGTGTTAAAATAGAAATTGTAATTATTAATAATGCAATACAACAACTCGCTTTTTATGAAATAATTAAGCAAAATTCTAATACTACAGATTTAACTTTAATTGGTATTCCAAATTATAAAATTGAACTACAAGCCGAATTTATAGTTAAAACCAATTATCTTTTTGAAGCTATTGGCTCTACCCTTTTGGTTAAAGCTGCTAATAATTTTAACATTCTAGATTTAGATTTTACAAAGAATAAATAA
- a CDS encoding class I SAM-dependent methyltransferase: MNFQLLKENIAGVDIYIIDQILKERFQSTDKILDVGCGNGRNLKWFYNAGFEIHGTEINYDRIAYCKSIYPLQQQNFIVAKAQHMPYTSESFNHIICMLFYILLKI; the protein is encoded by the coding sequence ATGAATTTTCAATTATTAAAAGAGAATATTGCAGGTGTTGATATTTATATTATAGATCAAATCTTAAAAGAACGTTTCCAATCAACTGATAAAATTTTAGATGTTGGCTGTGGTAATGGAAGAAATTTAAAATGGTTTTACAATGCTGGTTTTGAAATACATGGTACAGAAATTAATTATGATAGAATTGCATATTGTAAATCAATATATCCATTACAACAACAAAATTTTATAGTAGCAAAGGCACAACATATGCCGTATACATCTGAAAGTTTTAATCATATAATTTGTATGCTGTTTTACATTTTGCTTAAGATTTAA
- a CDS encoding anti-sigma factor, with the protein MAKIKVLFSLLALGLAFASCDDNDDTTNYNDLSLNISGLEDLGSDYVYEGWIIVDGSPVSTGRFSVDASGTLSQDSFTLDENELSEASTFILTIEPSVGDDPAPSAVHILAGDFSGNSGSLSISHAAALGNDYTTAAGSYILATPTDDLDTNENSGLWFLSLASGSPAVGLDLPVLPAGWNYEGWAVIDGTPVSTGTFTAVNVADDFNGYSGVNAGPDFPGEDFLLNAPSGLLFPTDLAAGVAVISIEPSPDNSASPFLLKPLVGNIPSDALDHVTYDMGQNLNFPTGTVTR; encoded by the coding sequence ATGGCAAAAATTAAAGTATTATTTAGTTTACTAGCGTTGGGGTTAGCTTTTGCATCTTGTGATGATAATGATGACACCACCAATTACAATGATTTAAGTTTGAATATTTCAGGCTTAGAAGATTTAGGAAGTGATTATGTATATGAAGGTTGGATTATTGTTGATGGATCACCCGTTTCAACAGGAAGATTTTCTGTAGACGCTTCTGGAACGCTTTCACAAGACTCTTTTACATTAGATGAAAATGAGTTATCTGAGGCATCAACCTTTATTTTAACTATTGAACCTTCAGTAGGTGATGATCCTGCTCCAAGTGCGGTTCATATTTTAGCAGGTGATTTTAGTGGTAATTCTGGAAGCTTAAGTATATCACATGCGGCAGCTTTAGGAAATGATTATACTACAGCAGCAGGAAGCTATATTTTAGCAACACCTACAGATGATTTAGATACCAATGAAAATAGTGGTCTATGGTTTTTAAGTTTAGCATCGGGTTCTCCTGCAGTTGGATTGGATTTACCAGTATTACCAGCTGGTTGGAATTATGAAGGATGGGCTGTTATAGATGGAACACCTGTTTCTACAGGAACATTTACAGCGGTGAATGTTGCTGATGATTTTAATGGATATAGCGGTGTAAATGCGGGTCCTGATTTTCCAGGGGAAGACTTTTTATTGAATGCTCCAAGCGGATTACTATTTCCAACGGACTTAGCAGCAGGAGTTGCAGTTATTTCAATTGAACCTTCGCCAGATAATAGTGCAAGCCCGTTTTTATTAAAGCCTTTGGTTGGAAACATTCCTTCGGATGCATTGGATCACGTAACGTATGATATGGGACAAAATTTAAATTTCCCAACGGGAACAGTGACAAGATAA
- a CDS encoding multidrug effflux MFS transporter, whose translation MFKNKPSQLEFIALMASLMSVVALAIDGLLPALDIIGQSVGSESNSDNQLLIIMIFLGLGIGPLLFGPISDAIGRKPVVYVGFLVFVLASFLCIHAQSIEVMIVGRILQGIGLSAPRTISIAIVRDTFNGDYMARIMSFITVMFLLVPTIAPALGKLVLEMYNWQAIFYFQLIIVVLVSIWFWLRQPETLHPEYRVKFTKTLAIDGAKELFKYKQTIGYTVISGFITGSFMVYLSTAQQIFQHQYNLEHEFPFIFAGLAISMGAASLSNGSVVIKFGMKRLATAALYTFFGVSLTYVLLFFNSENPNIEILLVFFAFQFFSIGFLFGNLRALAMQPIAHIAGIGAALTGFISTLMAVPISTLIGRYVETTALPLFIGFCICSFLAILITFYLKFSSNKNIN comes from the coding sequence ATGTTTAAAAATAAACCATCTCAATTAGAATTTATTGCCTTAATGGCTTCATTAATGTCTGTTGTAGCATTAGCTATAGATGGCCTACTCCCTGCTTTAGACATAATTGGTCAATCTGTTGGTTCTGAATCTAATAGCGATAATCAGTTGTTGATTATAATGATTTTTTTAGGGCTTGGTATTGGTCCTTTATTATTCGGTCCTATTTCTGATGCAATTGGTAGAAAACCAGTGGTTTATGTTGGTTTTTTAGTATTTGTTTTAGCTAGTTTTTTATGTATACATGCACAATCTATTGAAGTAATGATTGTTGGTAGAATTCTTCAAGGAATTGGTCTTTCAGCTCCAAGAACTATTAGTATTGCAATAGTTAGAGATACTTTTAATGGAGATTATATGGCAAGAATTATGTCGTTTATTACAGTGATGTTTTTGCTAGTTCCAACTATTGCTCCTGCTTTAGGAAAATTAGTGTTAGAAATGTATAATTGGCAAGCCATATTTTATTTTCAATTAATAATTGTTGTACTGGTTTCTATTTGGTTTTGGTTGCGTCAACCAGAAACATTGCATCCAGAGTATCGCGTAAAATTCACAAAAACTTTAGCTATTGATGGAGCAAAAGAATTATTTAAATACAAACAAACAATTGGATATACAGTGATTTCTGGTTTTATTACGGGTTCATTTATGGTATATTTAAGTACTGCTCAACAAATCTTTCAACATCAATATAATTTAGAGCATGAATTTCCATTTATATTTGCAGGTTTAGCAATATCAATGGGTGCTGCAAGCCTTTCTAATGGTTCTGTTGTTATAAAATTTGGAATGAAACGCTTAGCGACTGCTGCTTTATACACTTTTTTTGGAGTTTCATTAACCTATGTTTTGTTGTTTTTTAATAGTGAAAATCCAAATATTGAAATTTTGCTAGTATTTTTTGCATTTCAATTTTTTTCTATCGGATTTCTTTTTGGAAATTTAAGAGCTTTAGCAATGCAACCTATTGCACATATTGCAGGTATTGGTGCGGCATTAACAGGATTTATCTCAACTTTAATGGCAGTTCCAATAAGTACATTAATTGGTCGTTATGTTGAAACTACTGCTCTACCTCTATTTATTGGTTTTTGTATTTGTAGTTTTTTAGCAATTTTAATAACTTTTTATCTAAAGTTTAGTTCCAATAAAAATATAAACTAA
- a CDS encoding MalY/PatB family protein: MNQFDKVHTVKNKFTKSNPNFLKPMFGTTDVIPLWIADMDFEVAKPIQKALQELVTRNIYSYEFDTDSIFKAISDWNFKRHQLQLNPNSFIQVLGVLTGIAVLIRELSEKGDAILVQTPVYHQFFKIIETAERKVVSNKLKIVDGHYKMDFEAIKNQIKTLNIKVILLCNPHNPVGRVWTKAELQELVNIANEHKVTIISDEIHSEIVYSNATFNSIASLKDSENHITVIGSPAKTFGLQSISNGYLYIPNKNMYKQVKSTVESLYIDHGTILTRNATLAAYTEGEEWLSELLIYLEKTVDWIVNFLEKELPNVTMCKPEGTYQIWLDFSKLNLSETALKYLVMHQAKLGLAPGDWFKANGPQFMRMNIASPLSKIQQSFYQLKEAIDGGLDSSFNETEAAHYFKPF; encoded by the coding sequence ATGAATCAATTTGATAAAGTACATACCGTAAAAAATAAATTTACTAAAAGCAATCCTAATTTTTTAAAACCTATGTTTGGTACTACAGATGTAATTCCGTTATGGATTGCAGATATGGATTTTGAGGTTGCTAAACCAATTCAAAAAGCATTGCAAGAATTGGTTACGCGTAATATTTATTCTTATGAATTTGATACGGATAGTATTTTTAAAGCTATTTCTGATTGGAATTTTAAACGTCATCAATTACAATTAAATCCAAATTCTTTTATTCAAGTACTTGGAGTACTTACAGGAATTGCTGTTTTAATTAGAGAATTATCTGAAAAAGGAGATGCTATTTTGGTTCAAACACCGGTTTATCATCAATTTTTTAAGATTATAGAAACCGCTGAAAGAAAAGTGGTTAGCAATAAATTAAAAATTGTAGATGGCCATTATAAAATGGACTTTGAAGCAATAAAAAATCAGATTAAAACCTTAAATATTAAAGTGATTTTGCTTTGTAACCCTCATAATCCGGTTGGTAGAGTATGGACTAAAGCTGAATTACAAGAGTTGGTTAATATAGCAAATGAACATAAGGTAACTATTATTAGTGATGAAATTCATTCGGAAATTGTATATTCAAATGCAACATTTAATAGTATTGCTTCATTAAAAGATAGTGAAAACCATATTACTGTTATTGGCTCGCCTGCAAAAACATTTGGATTACAGAGTATTTCTAATGGCTATTTATACATTCCAAATAAGAATATGTATAAACAAGTTAAAAGTACTGTAGAATCTTTATACATAGACCACGGAACTATTCTTACTAGAAATGCAACATTAGCAGCATATACAGAAGGCGAGGAGTGGTTAAGTGAATTGTTAATTTATCTTGAAAAAACTGTTGATTGGATAGTTAATTTTCTTGAAAAAGAATTGCCAAATGTTACAATGTGTAAACCAGAAGGTACTTACCAAATTTGGTTAGATTTTAGTAAACTAAATTTATCTGAAACTGCTTTAAAATATTTAGTAATGCATCAAGCAAAATTAGGATTGGCTCCAGGAGATTGGTTTAAAGCAAATGGCCCGCAATTTATGCGTATGAATATAGCGTCGCCTTTATCTAAAATTCAACAAAGTTTTTATCAATTAAAAGAAGCTATTGACGGTGGTTTAGATAGTTCTTTTAATGAAACAGAAGCTGCTCATTATTTTAAACCTTTTTAA
- a CDS encoding DEAD/DEAH box helicase, which yields MPFKKLHSNIKEKLEILEITAPTPFQKVSIPAIKSGVNLFCTSPINSGKTTTLILTTLQKLKCEAVGTAPRAFIFVENRERALELYELFLTYTRHNSLRVYFVDEKLHVDVQKSDIFEGADILISTPQSMKKLFLYNGVNTTQLQLFSIDDAAFLAQKSPYTDLLQITQSISKCQFVIYSDKMHPVLKRFKSHFMEYAKTISI from the coding sequence ATGCCTTTTAAAAAATTACATTCCAACATAAAAGAAAAGCTTGAAATTCTTGAAATAACCGCTCCTACTCCTTTTCAGAAAGTTAGTATTCCTGCAATAAAAAGTGGTGTAAACCTATTTTGTACGTCACCAATAAACAGTGGAAAAACAACTACACTTATACTTACAACTTTACAAAAATTAAAATGTGAAGCTGTTGGAACCGCTCCCAGGGCTTTTATTTTTGTAGAAAATAGAGAACGTGCATTGGAATTATATGAACTCTTTTTAACCTATACCAGACACAATTCGTTACGTGTTTATTTTGTAGATGAAAAATTGCATGTTGATGTTCAAAAATCTGATATATTTGAAGGTGCAGATATTCTTATTTCCACTCCGCAATCTATGAAAAAGTTGTTTTTGTACAACGGCGTAAACACTACTCAGTTACAACTATTTAGTATAGATGATGCGGCTTTTTTAGCTCAAAAATCTCCATATACCGATTTATTACAAATTACCCAAAGCATTAGCAAATGTCAATTTGTAATTTATTCTGATAAAATGCACCCAGTTTTAAAACGCTTTAAATCGCATTTTATGGAATATGCTAAAACAATTTCAATCTAA